A DNA window from Patescibacteria group bacterium contains the following coding sequences:
- a CDS encoding ComEC/Rec2 family competence protein encodes MLFKDWWENLFYPFRLFTVLAISFLVGLTFANFLTLNYLADFRLFIFLFCALILTAFINFLLKLRGLVLISFAFLFFSLGLFYLSYFSYKSTPSLIFDQSASFNVVVAERPAVTATNQKLTVLADINGPSAAEAGKKTRLLLKAPVFPIYRYGDKLEINGKIVKPEKIEDFDYPGYLKGKGIYGILESEQITIVGQDSSIWVTVKGALFLAIEKSASLISRSLPEPHASLASGILLGSQSNMSQGLKDDLQKTGLTHIVALSGFNVTIITIALAWVLAGFLGKKRSFWAGLIFVIIFILATGCSASVVRAGIFSMLILFGTTYGRRADQLNILTLTALVMLLQNPYLLFYDLGFQLSFAAFIGIIYLAPLLSDLYQKISKRSETPDFAKMTCETLAAQLAVIPIIFYNFRTISLISPIANLLVVWSVAWIMLFTFVAIILGFIWAPFAQAIALLLWPMLEYVILAIHYLARVPLASLTF; translated from the coding sequence ATGCTTTTCAAAGATTGGTGGGAGAATTTATTTTATCCCTTTCGTCTTTTCACAGTTCTTGCGATCTCATTTTTGGTTGGCCTAACTTTTGCGAATTTCCTGACTCTCAATTATTTAGCAGATTTCCGTCTGTTTATTTTTCTATTTTGCGCTCTCATTCTGACCGCTTTCATCAATTTTCTTCTTAAATTACGGGGGCTGGTCCTGATCTCCTTTGCCTTTTTATTTTTCTCCCTTGGACTTTTCTATTTATCATATTTTTCCTACAAAAGCACGCCCAGCCTCATTTTTGACCAAAGCGCGAGCTTTAATGTCGTCGTGGCGGAGCGACCGGCGGTGACGGCGACCAATCAAAAATTGACAGTACTGGCGGATATAAATGGCCCGTCTGCCGCCGAGGCAGGCAAGAAAACTCGTTTGCTTCTGAAGGCTCCAGTTTTTCCGATTTATCGATATGGCGACAAATTAGAGATTAATGGGAAAATAGTCAAACCAGAGAAAATTGAAGATTTTGATTATCCAGGATATCTCAAAGGGAAGGGGATTTATGGCATCTTAGAGAGCGAGCAGATTACGATCGTTGGGCAGGATAGCTCTATCTGGGTGACGGTTAAGGGTGCGCTCTTCTTGGCAATAGAGAAATCAGCCAGTCTGATCAGCCGATCCCTGCCTGAGCCACACGCCTCGCTCGCTAGTGGAATCTTGCTTGGCAGCCAATCCAATATGAGCCAGGGGCTGAAGGATGATCTCCAGAAAACGGGGCTGACTCACATCGTGGCTCTTTCGGGATTTAACGTCACTATCATTACGATCGCTCTAGCCTGGGTCCTTGCTGGGTTTCTGGGCAAGAAGAGATCGTTTTGGGCCGGACTAATCTTCGTCATCATTTTCATCTTGGCGACCGGATGCTCCGCTTCGGTTGTCCGAGCCGGAATCTTCTCGATGCTGATTCTTTTCGGCACGACTTACGGCCGGAGGGCTGATCAGCTCAATATTTTGACTCTGACTGCGCTTGTTATGTTGCTGCAAAATCCGTATCTATTATTCTATGATCTCGGCTTCCAACTTTCATTCGCCGCTTTCATCGGTATCATATATCTCGCTCCATTGCTCTCTGATTTGTATCAAAAAATCTCGAAGCGTTCCGAAACACCTGACTTCGCCAAGATGACCTGTGAGACTCTGGCGGCTCAGCTCGCCGTAATTCCGATCATTTTCTACAATTTCCGAACAATTTCATTGATCTCGCCGATTGCCAATCTCTTGGTCGTCTGGAGCGTGGCCTGGATCATGCTATTCACTTTTGTCGCCATAATTTTGGGCTTCATCTGGGCGCCTTTCGCTCAAGCCATTGCCCTCCTGCTCTGGCCGATGCTCGAATACGTTATCTTGGCAATTCATTATTTAGCTCGTGTTCCGCTAGCTTCGCTAACTTTTTGA
- the ruvC gene encoding crossover junction endodeoxyribonuclease RuvC, protein METVNCKLKTKSVRILGIDPGTGILGWGLIEKSGDKIKPLKYGCVITPPKTDKMKRLLHIYTSLCDIIEKNRPDEMAVEELFFFKNATTVISVAEARGVAVVTGLKYGLPVFEYTPLQVKQALTGYGRADKKQMQEMVRVVCDLKDCPKPDDAADALAVAITHAQTNNRLKAD, encoded by the coding sequence ATGGAAACTGTAAACTGTAAACTGAAAACTAAATCCGTCAGGATTCTAGGAATTGATCCTGGCACCGGAATTCTTGGCTGGGGGCTGATCGAGAAGAGCGGCGACAAGATCAAACCGCTCAAATATGGCTGTGTTATTACCCCGCCCAAGACCGACAAAATGAAGCGGTTACTTCATATTTACACCTCTCTTTGTGATATAATTGAAAAGAACCGACCAGACGAAATGGCTGTGGAGGAGCTGTTCTTTTTCAAGAACGCGACTACGGTCATATCGGTGGCAGAGGCGCGAGGCGTGGCAGTCGTGACCGGATTGAAATATGGTCTGCCAGTTTTCGAGTATACGCCTCTCCAGGTCAAGCAAGCCCTGACTGGGTATGGCAGGGCGGACAAGAAGCAGATGCAGGAGATGGTGCGGGTCGTCTGCGATCTGAAAGATTGCCCCAAGCCAGATGATGCGGCAGACGCCCTGGCAGTTGCGATTACACACGCACAAACCAACAATCGGCTAAAGGCCGATTAA
- a CDS encoding YebC/PmpR family DNA-binding transcriptional regulator, whose amino-acid sequence MSGHSKWATTKHKKGVIDAKRAKVFTKAAKLVTIAARDGKSGDVTMNPGLKVAVDNAKSVSMPKDNIDRAIKRGLGGLDGGAALEEITYEAYGPAGVAILIECLTDNKNRALGEIKTVLNKNGGSLASAGSVSYLFKKTGQMIIDLSKNSISPDDIEMAILDSGAEDFDKEENLIVVTCAFTDIHSVKVNLESAGIKVDSAEAVQIASNYIDLADDKKEMIERIIDHLDDLDDVNNVYSNANL is encoded by the coding sequence ATGTCAGGACATAGTAAATGGGCGACGACCAAACATAAGAAGGGCGTGATCGACGCCAAGCGGGCCAAAGTTTTCACTAAAGCGGCGAAGTTGGTCACTATTGCGGCTCGTGATGGCAAATCTGGCGATGTGACGATGAACCCAGGGCTTAAAGTTGCCGTTGATAATGCCAAGTCTGTTTCGATGCCGAAGGACAATATTGATCGAGCGATCAAGCGTGGTCTTGGCGGTCTTGACGGTGGCGCAGCACTCGAAGAAATTACGTACGAGGCATACGGTCCAGCAGGGGTTGCCATCCTTATCGAATGCTTGACTGACAACAAAAACAGAGCGCTTGGGGAAATCAAAACGGTTTTGAACAAAAATGGCGGTTCTCTCGCTTCGGCCGGCTCGGTCTCATATTTGTTCAAGAAAACAGGCCAGATGATTATTGATCTCAGTAAAAATTCAATCAGTCCCGATGATATTGAAATGGCAATTCTCGACTCTGGGGCAGAAGATTTTGACAAAGAAGAGAATCTGATCGTTGTCACCTGCGCCTTCACTGATATCCATTCAGTCAAAGTTAATTTAGAGTCTGCTGGCATCAAGGTTGATTCAGCCGAGGCAGTACAAATTGCTTCCAATTATATTGATTTGGCTGATGACAAGAAAGAAATGATCGAAAGAATTATCGATCATTTAGACGACCTCGATGATGTGAACAATGTATATAGCAACGCGAACTTATAG
- a CDS encoding MBL fold metallo-hydrolase, producing the protein MRKHAKKIIMVSLLLPISFIFLIFNSPATDLTKVCYFDVGQGDAAMISKGDFQILIDGGPDAKVLEKLPKMMALEDRKIDLIILPHPHADHIVGINEVLARYTVGQVYGTGVVAESDQYLKFLNSLKDKNLSLSVPQIDSTIEVPPGQIRFLYPGGEYVKQKIDNLNNSSLVLDFCAQENCFLLTGDIEADRQSDLLPNLSKESVVKVAHHGSKNAYLSSVYDKANPEFAVISDGLNNQFGHPNQETLDGLNQHNIQISRTDQDGDICFEIDKAGKLSRSKLGNSL; encoded by the coding sequence ATGAGAAAACACGCCAAAAAAATAATCATGGTATCTTTGCTCCTGCCGATTTCCTTTATCTTTCTGATTTTCAATTCTCCAGCCACAGACTTGACCAAAGTTTGTTATTTCGACGTTGGCCAAGGAGACGCGGCCATGATATCCAAGGGCGATTTCCAAATACTAATTGACGGCGGGCCAGATGCCAAAGTCTTGGAAAAATTACCGAAAATGATGGCTCTGGAAGACAGAAAAATCGATCTCATCATACTTCCTCATCCACACGCCGATCACATTGTCGGGATCAATGAAGTCTTAGCTCGCTACACCGTTGGTCAGGTTTACGGCACTGGAGTGGTGGCTGAGTCAGATCAATATCTAAAGTTTTTGAACAGTTTGAAGGACAAAAATCTGTCCCTGTCGGTGCCACAAATTGATTCAACAATTGAAGTCCCACCTGGCCAGATTCGCTTTCTCTATCCGGGAGGAGAATATGTGAAGCAGAAAATTGACAATCTCAACAACTCTTCGCTCGTCTTGGATTTTTGCGCCCAAGAAAATTGTTTCCTCCTTACTGGTGACATCGAAGCGGATAGACAGTCTGATCTGCTTCCGAATTTGTCCAAGGAGTCAGTCGTCAAAGTCGCCCATCACGGCTCCAAAAATGCTTATTTAAGCTCTGTCTATGATAAAGCAAATCCAGAGTTTGCTGTCATTTCAGATGGGCTAAACAATCAATTCGGTCATCCCAACCAGGAAACGCTCGATGGGCTGAATCAGCACAATATCCAAATCTCCCGCACCGATCAGGACGGGGACATCTGCTTCGAAATCGACAAGGCGGGTAAATTATCGCGATCAAAACTTGGAAACAGCTTATAA
- a CDS encoding HAD family hydrolase, with protein MIDRGEVNYGIDLESPAEEAPSAYTDSELVAMLDAQRKSNGESVAVFTDIDDTAFLPSEPETTKILFDGAKRENYPIIADTGNQIQVVGERIAKGELPYFQAICSSVGSQIWVLKREGDKLFYVPDSKYRERVLATGFNRKEVVETAKEEIDGESASDQELKLQFQWPAEEQAFLDGAPYLENQEFKVSLQFEGNIQKMQSVRDRFTELFPKFRVSVCQIQKLDGGKSLYYVDLLALDKADAINYLVEELDIDSGIVAGDSGNDIPMFENSIDKVAKVKVGGSKPELDEAIDDIVNKEDVTGAGSFKYVPTNQGEHALFYVEKKGRKGPHSVAYAAEVLRRAREINKIRNNTTSTENK; from the coding sequence ATGATAGACCGTGGCGAAGTAAACTATGGCATCGATCTAGAAAGCCCAGCCGAGGAAGCGCCGTCAGCTTATACTGATTCTGAATTGGTCGCGATGCTAGACGCCCAGAGGAAAAGCAACGGAGAATCCGTGGCGGTTTTTACCGATATTGATGACACAGCTTTTCTCCCGAGCGAACCAGAAACAACCAAAATACTGTTTGACGGGGCCAAGAGAGAGAACTACCCAATTATTGCTGATACAGGAAATCAAATTCAGGTAGTGGGGGAAAGAATCGCCAAAGGAGAACTGCCCTATTTCCAAGCGATTTGTAGTTCGGTGGGTTCACAGATCTGGGTATTAAAGCGAGAGGGAGATAAATTGTTTTATGTCCCGGATTCAAAATATCGAGAACGCGTGTTGGCAACAGGATTCAACCGCAAGGAAGTGGTAGAGACTGCCAAAGAAGAAATTGATGGTGAGTCAGCTTCCGACCAAGAATTAAAATTACAATTCCAGTGGCCAGCCGAAGAACAAGCGTTCCTGGACGGAGCACCATATCTAGAGAACCAAGAGTTCAAAGTTAGCCTTCAGTTCGAAGGTAATATTCAGAAGATGCAGAGTGTCCGTGATAGATTCACGGAATTATTTCCAAAATTCAGGGTCTCAGTTTGTCAAATCCAGAAATTAGACGGGGGCAAAAGCCTCTACTATGTGGATCTATTGGCACTTGATAAAGCGGACGCGATCAATTACTTAGTTGAAGAATTAGATATTGACTCTGGGATCGTAGCGGGTGATAGTGGAAATGATATTCCGATGTTCGAAAATAGTATCGATAAAGTTGCTAAAGTAAAAGTTGGTGGGTCAAAGCCAGAACTTGATGAGGCCATAGACGATATTGTCAATAAAGAAGATGTAACTGGAGCGGGTAGCTTTAAATACGTGCCGACAAATCAAGGAGAACATGCGTTGTTTTATGTCGAGAAAAAGGGTCGTAAGGGTCCGCACAGCGTCGCCTACGCCGCAGAAGTATTAAGAAGAGCGAGAGAAATTAACAAGATTAGAAATAATACTACATCAACTGAGAATAAATAG
- a CDS encoding nucleotide exchange factor GrpE, translating into MKSKKVQPDTTIESEQKIAELTLGWQRTQADFQNFRRQVELDRQKLLKTASAQVLEDILPVLDNFQLAAKHAPAELENNNWVIGIKQIEKQLEGILANEGLVKIETIGQQFNPEFHEAIEHLSSDKPENEIVEEVSSGYTYETIVLRPAKVKVSSGKQ; encoded by the coding sequence ATGAAAAGCAAAAAAGTACAACCAGATACAACAATAGAATCAGAGCAAAAGATTGCCGAGCTGACCCTTGGCTGGCAGAGAACTCAAGCTGATTTTCAGAATTTCCGACGCCAGGTCGAGTTAGATCGGCAGAAACTGCTCAAGACGGCTAGCGCCCAGGTGCTGGAAGATATTTTGCCGGTGTTGGACAACTTCCAGCTTGCGGCCAAGCACGCTCCGGCAGAATTGGAAAATAATAATTGGGTTATCGGCATCAAACAGATCGAGAAACAGCTCGAAGGCATCCTGGCCAACGAGGGCTTGGTAAAAATAGAAACAATCGGCCAACAATTTAACCCAGAATTTCATGAAGCAATCGAGCATCTCTCCTCCGACAAACCAGAAAATGAAATTGTGGAAGAAGTTTCGTCTGGCTACACTTACGAGACCATCGTCCTCCGACCAGCAAAGGTAAAGGTCTCTTCAGGAAAACAATAA
- a CDS encoding glycosyltransferase family 4 protein, protein MKIIQICQRFYYGGGQERHVFNISKNLVKLGHSVTIITSDIGELASFKKSLKLEGVKIVVLPAYPLDEPANQVVFPTLLSYLLEHDFDVLHVHGTLCQSSQVGAIAAKCKKKPYVFTPHYHPWNVFDTEKVKNIRKYFERMLTVPVIRNSSATICVSDYEKALLKRKYPEINIDRLRIIPNGIDINIVSESEPRRDVRKKFKIPENKKYVLVFGSMTDLRKGLDRSIKAFDLIAKKIPDAHLLIIGAYTDTSPELKEMISSYGLEKRVTACGYISNVREKVAFYRMSQVLISPTIYEAFGIVLAEAMYSKVPVVATKCGGVPYVLQHGEHGYLVSGYNSIHGFAKYAIRLLSDEKLRLKLGEAGHKRAVEKFQWPEISKKIEKLYKSLIAN, encoded by the coding sequence ATGAAAATTATTCAAATTTGTCAAAGATTTTATTACGGTGGTGGCCAGGAGCGTCACGTCTTTAATATTTCAAAAAACTTGGTCAAGTTGGGCCACAGCGTCACGATCATTACTAGTGATATCGGAGAATTGGCCAGCTTCAAGAAGTCGCTCAAGCTTGAAGGGGTCAAAATTGTAGTGTTGCCAGCCTATCCACTCGATGAGCCGGCCAATCAAGTCGTTTTTCCAACTCTATTATCCTATTTGTTAGAGCATGACTTTGATGTGCTCCATGTTCATGGCACACTTTGCCAATCCTCCCAGGTCGGCGCCATTGCGGCCAAATGCAAGAAGAAGCCATATGTTTTCACGCCTCATTATCATCCTTGGAACGTTTTTGATACCGAGAAAGTCAAAAATATTCGAAAATATTTTGAGCGGATGCTGACCGTTCCAGTCATCAGAAATTCCTCTGCTACCATCTGTGTCTCCGACTACGAGAAGGCGTTGCTGAAGCGGAAATATCCAGAGATCAATATCGATCGACTCCGAATAATCCCAAATGGCATCGATATTAATATCGTGAGTGAATCGGAACCGAGAAGAGACGTAAGGAAGAAATTCAAAATCCCTGAAAACAAGAAATATGTCCTGGTTTTCGGATCGATGACTGATCTTCGGAAGGGCTTGGACAGATCGATCAAAGCTTTTGATCTGATCGCCAAAAAGATCCCTGACGCGCATCTGTTAATTATTGGGGCCTACACAGACACCTCGCCTGAACTGAAAGAGATGATAAGCTCATACGGACTTGAGAAGAGGGTGACTGCTTGTGGCTATATTTCCAATGTCCGAGAAAAAGTTGCTTTCTATAGGATGTCACAAGTGTTGATCTCACCAACCATCTATGAAGCCTTCGGTATCGTATTGGCCGAGGCGATGTATTCTAAGGTCCCAGTAGTAGCCACTAAATGTGGGGGAGTACCATACGTGCTCCAACACGGTGAACACGGGTATCTAGTTAGTGGTTACAATAGCATCCACGGCTTCGCCAAATATGCTATTCGTCTGCTCTCGGATGAAAAATTGAGATTAAAATTGGGCGAAGCTGGCCACAAGCGGGCAGTCGAAAAATTCCAATGGCCAGAAATTTCGAAGAAAATTGAGAAACTCTACAAATCATTAATTGCGAATTAA
- the dnaK gene encoding molecular chaperone DnaK — protein sequence MSKIIGIDLGTTNSAVAIMEGGEAKIITSSEGGRTVPSIVTETKKGDRLVGQLAKRQAVTNAENTVFSIKRFIGRKFDDADAQADIKKMPYGAKKASDGSIRVSMIGQEYSPQEISAFILQKLKTDAETYLGEKVTEAVITVPAYFNDAQRQATKDAGKIAGLEVKRIINEPTAAALAYGLDKQKNEKIAVYDLGGGTFDITILELGDGVFEVKATNGDTHLGGDDFDQRIMDYIIDEFKKDQGVDLHADKAAVQRVKEAAEKAKIELSTALETEINLPFITADASGPKHLTLTIKRADLEKMVGELIEKTMKPCQKVLDDAKMKKEDINEVILVGGMTRMPAVREAVKKFWGKEPNHSVNPDEAVAIGAAIQGGVLAGDVKDLLLLDVTPLSLGIETLGGVSTKLIERNTTIPTSKSQIFSTAADNQTSVEIHVLQGEREMAADNKTLGRFMLDGIPPAPRGIPQVEVSFDIDANGIVNVKATDKATNKEQRITITASSGLSESEIERMRKEAEEHADEDKKKKEAVEVKNMADTLIYTAEKTLKDAGDKVDSNLKSDVEQKIQALKDVKDKDNLEEIKTQTESLSTALQEIGKKMYEQAAKEQPKADGAKEEEKAEEPKNNPPAGGDEPKAE from the coding sequence ATGTCCAAAATCATCGGTATCGACTTAGGTACCACCAACTCAGCTGTCGCTATTATGGAAGGTGGCGAAGCCAAGATTATCACTTCCTCAGAAGGCGGACGAACCGTCCCCTCAATCGTGACTGAGACCAAAAAGGGCGACCGATTAGTCGGTCAATTGGCCAAGAGACAAGCTGTCACAAATGCAGAAAACACTGTTTTCTCGATCAAACGTTTCATCGGTCGTAAGTTCGACGATGCTGACGCACAGGCAGATATCAAGAAAATGCCTTATGGCGCCAAGAAGGCCTCTGATGGATCGATCCGAGTCAGCATGATCGGTCAAGAGTACAGCCCACAAGAAATCTCTGCCTTCATCTTGCAGAAATTAAAGACCGATGCTGAGACCTATCTCGGCGAGAAAGTAACAGAAGCCGTCATTACTGTGCCTGCCTATTTTAATGATGCTCAGCGCCAAGCGACCAAAGATGCTGGCAAAATTGCAGGTCTCGAAGTCAAAAGAATTATCAACGAGCCGACCGCGGCCGCTCTTGCTTACGGACTAGACAAACAGAAGAATGAAAAAATCGCTGTTTACGACCTCGGTGGCGGAACATTTGATATTACCATTTTGGAGCTGGGCGATGGCGTTTTCGAAGTCAAAGCAACCAACGGTGACACTCATCTCGGCGGCGACGACTTTGATCAGCGAATCATGGACTACATTATCGATGAGTTCAAGAAGGATCAGGGCGTCGATCTACACGCCGACAAAGCAGCAGTCCAAAGAGTCAAGGAAGCAGCCGAAAAAGCCAAAATTGAGCTCTCGACCGCTCTTGAGACTGAAATCAACCTACCTTTCATCACCGCTGATGCCTCCGGTCCAAAACATTTGACCCTGACAATCAAACGCGCTGATCTCGAAAAAATGGTTGGCGAGTTGATCGAAAAGACGATGAAGCCATGCCAGAAGGTCTTGGACGACGCTAAGATGAAAAAAGAGGATATCAATGAAGTGATCCTGGTCGGTGGCATGACACGTATGCCAGCCGTTCGTGAGGCAGTCAAGAAATTCTGGGGCAAAGAGCCAAACCATTCCGTCAATCCTGACGAGGCCGTCGCTATCGGTGCCGCTATTCAGGGCGGAGTCTTGGCTGGAGATGTCAAAGATTTGCTCCTGCTAGACGTGACTCCACTCTCTCTTGGAATCGAAACTTTGGGCGGTGTCTCGACCAAATTGATCGAGCGCAATACTACTATCCCAACCAGCAAATCACAGATTTTCTCTACCGCAGCTGACAATCAAACTTCTGTAGAAATTCATGTCTTGCAGGGCGAGCGCGAAATGGCCGCCGACAACAAGACGCTTGGCCGATTCATGCTTGATGGCATTCCACCTGCCCCACGCGGCATTCCACAGGTCGAAGTTTCCTTCGACATTGACGCCAACGGCATTGTGAATGTCAAAGCTACCGACAAAGCAACCAACAAAGAGCAGAGAATCACTATTACTGCTTCGAGCGGACTATCTGAATCTGAAATTGAAAGAATGAGAAAAGAAGCCGAAGAGCATGCTGACGAAGACAAGAAGAAAAAAGAGGCTGTCGAAGTCAAAAATATGGCTGACACATTGATCTATACTGCTGAAAAGACACTAAAAGACGCAGGAGACAAAGTTGATTCTAACTTGAAATCTGATGTCGAGCAGAAAATCCAAGCCTTGAAGGACGTCAAAGACAAAGATAATCTCGAAGAGATCAAGACCCAGACAGAATCTCTCAGCACTGCTCTGCAGGAAATTGGCAAGAAGATGTACGAACAGGCTGCCAAAGAGCAACCAAAAGCCGACGGTGCGAAGGAAGAGGAAAAGGCCGAAGAACCCAAAAATAATCCGCCAGCTGGCGGAGATGAGCCAAAAGCTGAATAA
- a CDS encoding glycosyltransferase family 4 protein — protein MKIAILAELLDPVPPSKSGGVNRIAFWLAEGLVKRGHNVTLFASSNSETSAKLVPVIEKSIREDAELCSSGFEALNEHYKNKALDEIVRLQEDFDVIHDNIGWRFLMHASLINKPIVSTIHAPVGSPPYRARIYTEISKMKNVSLVTVSKHQQEIFDSIEYHNFVYNGIDLSKIKFTTEKGNYFVFLGRITEEKGVHLAIEAAKKAGVQLKIAGGYPRLEDKLYFEERIKPQIDNQQIFYVGEVNDAEKSELLAGSIALVNPMQVEEAFGLVMAESMAAGKPAIVYANGSAPELIIDGKTGYLIDPAEGKVDRGRVIAKTGVGGLEQAIRKIDSLGDAEYEGMAVASHNHAREKFDIEKMVDSYERLFIELLRK, from the coding sequence ATGAAAATTGCGATATTGGCCGAATTATTGGATCCGGTTCCTCCTTCGAAGAGTGGCGGGGTCAATAGAATAGCTTTTTGGTTGGCCGAGGGCCTAGTCAAGCGCGGTCATAACGTCACACTTTTCGCATCTTCTAATTCAGAAACCAGCGCCAAACTTGTACCCGTTATCGAAAAGAGTATTCGAGAAGACGCCGAACTGTGCTCCTCTGGGTTTGAGGCCCTGAATGAGCATTACAAGAATAAGGCGTTAGATGAGATAGTCCGGCTTCAAGAAGATTTTGATGTTATCCACGACAACATAGGGTGGCGTTTTCTCATGCACGCAAGTCTGATAAATAAACCAATCGTCTCAACCATCCATGCTCCTGTTGGTTCCCCACCTTACCGTGCTAGGATATATACTGAAATAAGCAAAATGAAGAATGTCTCTTTGGTTACGGTTAGCAAACACCAACAAGAAATATTCGACTCCATTGAATACCACAATTTCGTTTACAATGGGATAGACCTCTCAAAAATAAAGTTCACAACTGAAAAAGGTAATTATTTCGTTTTTCTGGGCCGTATCACCGAGGAGAAAGGTGTCCATCTTGCGATTGAAGCAGCCAAGAAGGCAGGCGTTCAATTGAAAATCGCAGGGGGCTATCCTCGTCTCGAGGACAAATTATATTTTGAGGAAAGAATAAAGCCGCAAATTGATAATCAGCAGATTTTTTATGTGGGCGAAGTGAATGATGCGGAGAAGAGCGAATTGTTGGCTGGAAGTATCGCGTTGGTAAATCCGATGCAAGTGGAAGAAGCGTTCGGTCTAGTGATGGCGGAAAGTATGGCGGCTGGAAAGCCAGCGATTGTATATGCGAACGGCTCAGCGCCCGAACTCATCATCGACGGGAAAACCGGATATTTAATTGATCCGGCAGAGGGGAAAGTTGATCGAGGAAGGGTGATAGCCAAGACTGGTGTTGGCGGTCTCGAGCAAGCGATTCGCAAAATTGATTCTCTTGGCGACGCTGAGTACGAAGGAATGGCCGTCGCTTCTCATAATCATGCCCGAGAAAAATTTGATATCGAGAAAATGGTTGATAGCTATGAACGGTTGTTTATCGAGCTGTTGCGAAAATGA
- the galT gene encoding galactose-1-phosphate uridylyltransferase — protein sequence MPELRQNIITGDWVVVAPERAKRPRDFIIPKSVKVADKTNCPFCVDSEGYKQNEKVRKCQTPHVYVVENRFPAFLEDESHKSVRSFYPEEGFYRARASVGDHEVVIVKEHEMTLFKMPQAILDELFEVIRDRYIWMKDHEKISSIVPIYNHGAEAGASIDHPHAQIFASGVVSNMVGRELNGSDTYFGINGTCVYCDMIRHEKKEKMRIVYENDRFIAFNFYASRFPFETWIMPKSHESQFEMTSKVSMKEFSEAAHKVLQMIDKTLDNPPLNFYIHTLPTIFDDSASYHWHMEIAPRVSRYGGFELGSEIIINTMPPEEASHYLKGKDK from the coding sequence ATGCCTGAATTACGTCAAAATATTATCACCGGTGACTGGGTTGTTGTAGCGCCGGAGCGTGCCAAACGGCCTCGTGATTTTATTATCCCCAAAAGTGTTAAGGTAGCCGACAAGACGAATTGTCCTTTTTGCGTCGATTCCGAGGGCTACAAACAAAACGAAAAAGTACGAAAATGCCAGACTCCTCACGTCTATGTTGTAGAGAATCGTTTTCCGGCTTTCCTTGAGGACGAATCGCACAAGAGCGTTCGAAGCTTCTATCCCGAGGAAGGATTTTATCGCGCTCGGGCTTCGGTAGGCGACCATGAAGTCGTCATCGTCAAAGAGCACGAGATGACCCTGTTCAAGATGCCGCAGGCTATACTGGACGAATTGTTCGAAGTTATCCGCGACCGTTATATCTGGATGAAGGATCACGAGAAGATTTCTTCGATTGTGCCAATTTACAATCATGGAGCTGAGGCAGGTGCTTCGATAGATCACCCTCATGCCCAGATTTTTGCCTCAGGAGTTGTCTCTAACATGGTCGGCCGAGAGTTGAACGGCTCTGATACATATTTTGGTATCAATGGTACCTGTGTCTATTGCGACATGATTCGGCACGAGAAGAAAGAGAAGATGAGAATTGTTTATGAAAATGACCGATTTATTGCCTTCAACTTTTATGCCTCCCGATTTCCATTTGAAACTTGGATAATGCCGAAGAGTCATGAGAGCCAATTTGAGATGACTTCGAAAGTTAGCATGAAAGAATTCTCCGAAGCGGCCCACAAGGTGCTCCAAATGATCGACAAAACTCTTGACAATCCACCTCTAAACTTCTATATTCATACACTACCGACCATATTTGATGACTCAGCTTCATATCACTGGCACATGGAAATTGCGCCCAGGGTTTCACGCTACGGAGGATTTGAATTGGGTAGCGAAATCATCATCAATACTATGCCGCCAGAAGAGGCCTCACACTACTTAAAAGGGAAAGATAAATGA